Proteins from a genomic interval of Papaver somniferum cultivar HN1 chromosome 4, ASM357369v1, whole genome shotgun sequence:
- the LOC113276444 gene encoding uncharacterized protein LOC113276444, with translation MGNLLNLFYKEPPPPMVLVPPLFDFPPLAARIRMMESSYDMLFGKLALKCLFEDYYEEARHFSTRIMLKPMDDPNVDLIATVNGPLNHKPDENIVGNALFRWQRDVDDPNTFMDLFVSNSEPVLRMRSCVYYPGSGFGAFGTFPLLTNKKRVNSEDYGVMGLRYGSENLSVGATLLPFSYKSPRTAWLVSRMGSLTAGVQYIPTIEKDGADYKDLKNWSCAIGYGLGSSSPLSPSFNFCLELARSSQLIASFYQHVVVQRRVKNPFEEDGVVGITNYIDFGFDLQTRVDKAESANTGQDSTFQIAASWQANKNFLFKGKVGPLSSSIALAFKSWWKPSFTFSLSAVRDRRTATTFFGFGLRVEDLREARYQRADPNYVMLTPTKEHLAEGILWKTGQRPMLQSDVDFGNFDGLPKELRPIEKIL, from the exons ATGGGGAATTTATTGAACTTGTTCTATAaagaaccaccaccaccgatgGTTCTGGTACCACCGCTATTTGATTTCCCTCCTCTTGCTGCCCGTATCAG GATGATGGAGTCTTCATATGATATGCTATTTGGAAAGCTTGCCTTAAAATGCCTTTTTGAGGATTATTATGAAGAAGCACGGCATTTTAGCACGAGAATTATGCTAAAGCCGATGGATGATCCTAATGTGGATCTAATTGCAACT GTAAATGGCCCACTTAACCATAAACCTGACGAGAATATTGTGGGAAATGCATTGTTTCGTTGGCAAAG GGATGTGGATGATCCTAATACATTCATGGACCTCTTTGTATCAAATTCTGAACC GGTTTTGCGCATGAGATCTTGTGTCTACTATCCTGGATCTGGATTTGGTGCATTTGGCACATTTCCATTGCTAACCAATAAAAAAAG GGTAAACTCGGAAGATTATGGTGTCATGGGCTTGAGATATGGCTCAGAAAATTTGTCAGTTGGAGCCACTCTTTTACCTTTTTCCT ATAAGTCTCCACGAACCGCATGGTTAGTGAGCAGGATGGGAAGCTTAACTGCAGGAGTGCAGTATATACCAACTA TCGAGAAAGACGGTGCAGACTATAAGGATTTGAAGAACTGGAGTTGCGCGATTGGCTATGGGCTAGGATCCAGTAGCCCATTGAGTCCATCATTCAATTTCTGTCTTGAACTTGCACGTAGCTCCCAG TTGATTGCTTCATTCTATCAGCATGTTGTGGTCCAAAGACGG GTGAAGAATCCATTTGAAGAAGATGGGGTAGTTGGGATTACGAACTATATTGATTTTGGCTTTGATTTACAGACAAG GGTTGATAAGGCTGAATCAGCAAATACTGGCCAGGATTCGACATTTCAGATAGCTGCATCTTGGCAAGCCAATAAGAACTTCTTATTCAAG GGAAAAGTGGGTCCGTTAAGCTCATCAATAGCTCTAGCATTCAAGTCATGGTGGAAACCTTCCTTCACGTTCAGCCTTTCTG CTGTTAGAGATCGTAGGACTGCCACCACATTTTTTGGGTTTGGACTTCGTGTTGAGGATCTCAGAGAAGCCAG GTACCAAAGGGCGGATCCAAATTATGTGATGTTGACACCAACGAAGGAACATCTAGCAGAAGGCATCCTTTGGAAAACTGGACAAAGGCCAATGCTACAGTCTGATGTAGATTTCGGGAACTTCGATGGCTTACCCAAGGAGTTGAGACCCATCGAGAAAATATTGTAG